CAACTTTGTTGACACCAAGAAGATGATGATGCTGAAGTAAGCGCTTTCGTATGCTGCCCCTGAGGTAGAGAAGTTAGCGCGTTCTGTAAAGGTTTGACGGAGAAGCCCCGCTGTCTGGTCACAGCGGGGCTTTTCGTTTGCGTCAGGCCGCACTTATTGCTGTCCCACAGACGGGTTTTTCGCAACTGCTGCGTTCCCGAGGCGTCGAGGCAACTGTGGTTCACCCGTGATATCGTGTTATCGGCTTGCTGTACAAGCAGATATCAAACTGCGGGAAGAGCCGGCATGCGCTTTGCAATACATATATGAGTGTTGTCGCCCAGTGTGGACCTCGTGTTGTACAGGCGATGACGCGTCGCAGCCATTTCCTCGGCGGTTTTGGCGGTTATATCGCCGGAGAACTCACAGGCTGCATTGTGAGGTGAGGCGGTCCCGTCTGTAACGCGCAGTCGGGACCTATTATTTTCACCCGCTCGCTGGCCTGTGCCGGATGCCTCAACGGATGATGACGAACTCCAGGTCTTTGTCCTGTGCCGCCGGCACGGAAACCTCCAGCGCTTGTTCACTGTCATAGACTGCCACCCGTACCTGCCCCGCGTGGCGCGCTTTGGTGTAGCGGGCGGTAATCATCGCTGCTTTGTTGATGTTCTCGTCGGTAAGGGGACCGATGAGCAGCGTTACCGGTGAACCGACTTCCAGTGCCTCCAGCCGACGGTGATGCGGACGTTTCAGCCTGAGCAACTGGGCATTGTCCGACTCGTTCCTTCCCACAACCACCTTGGTATGACGGTCCAGTCGGAAGTGGCGACCTACTCGCAGGAGATTCAAATCGTCGAACGTAATGCGTTCGGTGTGGGCGAGCAAGTCACGAAGGCGGTTCGAATAACCTTCGTCAGTCAATAAACACCCGGCCGCGGGCGTGGGATAGTCCTCCAGTCCGAACTGCGCCGCCAGCTCCATCTGCCGTCTTCGGCCGCGACCGGATATCCCTTCCAACAGGTCACGATTCACCATCCCGGAAAGCTCCGGTTCGGAGGGTGGGAGGAGCTTAGCAGACAGCGGCCGCAGCAGTTTGCCTCCGAGCCCGGACTCCTTTAAGACAAGATTCATGCGATTCCGGACCTGTGAAAACGGACGCTGCCCCATCACCTCGCCCGTGATGATAAAGTCGGCTCCGATCATTTCCATGTAGTTTTTTGCTTCCGTCAGCATGAGGATCCGGCAGTCGATGCACACGTTCATATGAGCGCCACGGCCGAACCGCGGGTTCTCGACGATATCGACGAACTTCTGTCCCAGATGCATGAGCTTGACGTTGAAGCCGAATCGTTCAGCCATCGGATACGGATTCGAACCACAAGATGAACGATCCTTGAGATCACATCCGAAGTGCGTCATGAATGTCAGCGCCGTCACTTCGATGTTCTGTCGAAGCAACAGCAGTATGGCGAGAGCCGAATCCAGTCCGCCGGAGAACAAGGCAACGGCATGTCCTCGCGGTTCGGTCGGTCGTGCGTATGAATCCATCAACTCCATTTTGTATCCTGCCGTGAGGCGATGCCTGTGTTTCCCGATGTGATACGCCGCCCGGACATCGGCGTTGGCGGTATAATATACGACTTGCATCGCCATACGCAACGTCCTGAATTGCCTTGACTTGCCGGTTGTTGGCGGCTACCATTGCCAGAAAACAGAAAGGACGACAGCGATTCTCTCCGCTCTGAACAACTGGCTCAAGCACATGGCCCGCGAATACCAGGCGTTGTTCTTTTTCTCTCTGCGGATGCTGCGGGCGGTGTTCTCCCGGACGTTCTACGTTACGGAGACCATGGAGCAGATGTATTTGATCGGGGTTGGTTCGCTGTACCTCGTCTTGCTTGCCGGCGCCTTTGCGGGCCAGGGATTTGCCATCGCCTTCGCCAACGAACTGGCCGACTTCGGGGCGAAGAACTACCTCGGTCGTATCATGTCGATCGCTATCGTCCGCGAACTTGGTCCGACCCTGACCGGACTGATGGTCGCCGCGCGTGTCTCGGCGGGCATCACCGCCGAAATCGGCGCCATGAAGTCCTCCAATCAGCTCGATGCCATGCTGGCGTTCGGGATCGATCCGGTTCGCAAGCTGGCCGTTCCCCGGTTGCTGGCGCTCGTACTGATGGTACCGGCCCTTACCATTGCCTGTGACGCGATCGCGATCATCGGCGGGTGGCTGATTGCCGCGGTCGTCGCTAAGATGAGCGTCACTATCTACTGGGCGTCAGTCAAGGAGCGGCTGGTTTTCGGCAACATCTTCATGGGTCTGCTCAAGCCGTTTATTTTTTCGTTTTTCATCGCCTTTATCGCCTGCTACAAGGGCTTCTCGGCCGAAGGCGGCACGAAAGGCGTGGGCCGGGCGACTACCGAGTCCGTGGTGATGTCATCGATCATGATCCTGATCGTCAACTTCTTTTTGACCAAGCTCGTGCACGGCGCGATCAAGGGGTATTTGTGATCGAATTGCGCAACATTTCGTTCGCGTACGATGAACGGCCGATTCTGAAGAATGTCTCGTTCAGCGTCGACGAGACCGAATCGACCGTCGTCATGGGACCGTCGGGATCCGGCAAGTCGACCATACTGCGCCTGATCATGGGACTGGAGTGTCCGCAGAAGGGGGAGGTGCTGTTTGACGGTCGGGATATCTGCGTGATGTCGGAGCGAGACAAGCAGGAAGTCCGAAAGCGAATCGGCATGGTCTTCCAGGACGGCGCGCTGTTCGATTCGCTCACGGTCGGCGAGAACGTCGGTTACTACCAACTGGAACACACGAGATTGTCTCGTCAGGACATCGAGCGCAACGTGATCGAGATGCTGGGGTTCGTGGGGCTCGATGCCGAGCAGATTATCGACGTGCTGCCCGACCATCTCTCGGGCGGAATGCGACGGCGTGTCGCGATCGGCCGGGCGCTGCTGTCGACCAACCCGCGCGTCATGCTGTACGACGAGCCGACGACAGGGCTCGACCCGGAATCGACGGAGACCGTGCTGCGGCTGATCAACAAGGCAACGGTCGAACGAAACATATCGACCATCGTCGTAACGCACCAGATTCCCGACGCCATAGCGGTGGCCGATCGGTTTATCGTCATCCACTCGGGGGAGCTGGTGTTCGACGGCAATCTGGATGAACTGCGCGAGTGCACGGAGCCACGGGTGCAGCAGTTTCTGCTTCCGTTTCGCAATTCTATCGGCCACGTGGCGGCGCGAAGATTTGTGTAGCGGGCGGGGGCGGCAGCCACGATAATGCACAAAGGAAACTGAACAGACAGGGCAATTGAGCGAATGAAACGATCCATCCATGTCGGCTGGGGCAATCTGAAGACCGGAATTCTGCTGCTGGTCGCGACCGTACTGCTGTTCTGGGCGTCGTTCACCGGCGGGGGCAGTTCGATTTTCCAGCCCAAGAACGAATTTGTCGCCTTTTTCGGCAACGTGAACGGCCTGCTGCCCGGCGCGCCGGTCTGGATGTCGGGCGTTGAAGTGGGCAATGTCAAGTCGGTCCAATTCGTTAACATCTCGCCCGACAAGCAGGTGAGGCTCGTCTGCCGTGTCGAAGAAAGTGTGTGGCATATGGTCACCGAGGATGCCACTGTCCATCTCGGCACGATCGGGTTTCTGGGCGACAAGTACGTGGAGGTCGTGCCGGGGTCCAAGGACAAGCCGGTGATCGCCGACGGTGACACGTTGACTACGGTGCCGGTGGCGGATGCTTCGGCGCTTTTCGAATCCGGCGAGCGCGCGTTTGATAATGTCGGCGGGCTGGTGAACAATCTCGACACGCTGCTCGGCCGGATGAACGCAGGCGAAGGGACGCTGGGCAAGCTTGCCACCGACGCCGAATTGTACCGTAACATGACGGCCCTGCTGGCCAACCTGACGAAACTGACAGCCGATCTCCAGCGCAACCAGGAGCGGATCGTGTCGTCGATCGAGAAGACCGGCGATGCGCTCGAGCGGGTGAGCGTCCAGGCGACAGAAAACACCGGCACGCTCGGCCGGATGATGAACGACCCGAAGCTGTACGACAATCTCGCCGCAACATCGGCGCGGCTCGACACGATCATGACTTATATCCAGAATGCCGAGGGCTCGCTTGGTCTTCTGGTGCAGGACACCGGGCTGTATATCGAGATGGTGAACCTGCTGCACCGGACGAACAATCTCGTGGCGGATATCGAGAGAAACCCACGCAAGTACCTCAAGTTCTCGGTGTTTTAGTCTATATTCCTTCCGCAAGCAC
This DNA window, taken from Candidatus Zixiibacteriota bacterium, encodes the following:
- a CDS encoding ABC transporter permease, producing the protein MPVVGGYHCQKTERTTAILSALNNWLKHMAREYQALFFFSLRMLRAVFSRTFYVTETMEQMYLIGVGSLYLVLLAGAFAGQGFAIAFANELADFGAKNYLGRIMSIAIVRELGPTLTGLMVAARVSAGITAEIGAMKSSNQLDAMLAFGIDPVRKLAVPRLLALVLMVPALTIACDAIAIIGGWLIAAVVAKMSVTIYWASVKERLVFGNIFMGLLKPFIFSFFIAFIACYKGFSAEGGTKGVGRATTESVVMSSIMILIVNFFLTKLVHGAIKGYL
- a CDS encoding MlaD family protein, with protein sequence MKRSIHVGWGNLKTGILLLVATVLLFWASFTGGGSSIFQPKNEFVAFFGNVNGLLPGAPVWMSGVEVGNVKSVQFVNISPDKQVRLVCRVEESVWHMVTEDATVHLGTIGFLGDKYVEVVPGSKDKPVIADGDTLTTVPVADASALFESGERAFDNVGGLVNNLDTLLGRMNAGEGTLGKLATDAELYRNMTALLANLTKLTADLQRNQERIVSSIEKTGDALERVSVQATENTGTLGRMMNDPKLYDNLAATSARLDTIMTYIQNAEGSLGLLVQDTGLYIEMVNLLHRTNNLVADIERNPRKYLKFSVF
- a CDS encoding ATP-binding cassette domain-containing protein; the encoded protein is MIELRNISFAYDERPILKNVSFSVDETESTVVMGPSGSGKSTILRLIMGLECPQKGEVLFDGRDICVMSERDKQEVRKRIGMVFQDGALFDSLTVGENVGYYQLEHTRLSRQDIERNVIEMLGFVGLDAEQIIDVLPDHLSGGMRRRVAIGRALLSTNPRVMLYDEPTTGLDPESTETVLRLINKATVERNISTIVVTHQIPDAIAVADRFIVIHSGELVFDGNLDELRECTEPRVQQFLLPFRNSIGHVAARRFV